In Piliocolobus tephrosceles isolate RC106 chromosome 4, ASM277652v3, whole genome shotgun sequence, the following are encoded in one genomic region:
- the LOC111539904 gene encoding survival motor neuron protein, which translates to MAMSSGGSGGGVPEQEDSVLFRRGTGQSNDSDIWDDTALIKAYDKAVASFKHALKNGDICETSGKPKTTPKRKPAKKNKSQKKNTAAPLKQWKVGDKCSAIWSEDGCIYPATIASVDFKRETCVVVYTGYGNREEQNLSDLLSPISEVANNIEQNAQENENESQVSTDESENSRSPGSKSDNIKSKSAPWNSFLPPPPPMPGPRLGPGKPGLKFNGPPPPPPPPHLLSCWLPPFPSGPPIIPPPPPICPDSLEDADALGSMLISWYMSGYHTGYYMGFRQNQKEGRCSHSLN; encoded by the exons AGCAATGATTCTGACATTTGGGATGATACAGCATTGATAAAAGCATATGATAAAGCTGTGGCTTCATTTAAG CATGCTCTAAAGAATGGTGACATTTGTGAAACTTCAGGTAAACCAAAAACCACACCTAAAAGAAAACCTGCTAAGAAGAATAAAAGCCAAAAGAAGAATACTGCAGCTCCCTTAAAacag TGGAAAGTTGGGGACAAATGTTCTGCCATTTGGTCAGAAGACGGTTGCATTTACCCAGCTACCATTGCTTCAGTTGATTTTAAGAGAGAAACCTGTGTTGTGGTTTACACTGGATATGGAAATAGAGAGGAGCAAAATCTGTCCGATCTACTTTCCCCAATCTCTGAAGTAGCTAATAATATAGAACAGAATGCTCAAGAG aatgaaaatgaaagccaaGTTTCAACagatgaaagtgagaactccaGGTCTCCTGGAAGTAAATCAGATAACATCAAGTCCAAATCTGCTCCATGGAACTCTTTTCTCCCTCCACCACCCCCCATGCCAGGGCCAAGACTTGGACCAGGAAAG CCAGGTCTAAAATTCAATGgcccaccaccgccaccaccaccaccccacttACTATCATGCTGGCTGCCTCCATTTCCTTCTGGACCACCG ATAATTCCCCCACCACCTCCCATATGTCCAGATTCTCTTGAGGATGCTGATGCTTTGGGAAGTATGTTAATTTCATGGTACATGAGTGGCTATCACACTGGCTATTATATG GGTTTCAGACAAAATCAAAAAGAAGGAAGGTGCTCACATTCCTTAAATTAA